The Aminivibrio sp. genome includes the window GTGGAGTCCGCCCCGGGAGTGAAAGACAGGGAAAAAATGGCCGCCGCCCTGGCCGCCGTCAAGCAGTTCGACCGTTCCGAAAGGAGAGATCACCAGTGAAAACATCCATGTACTTCGGCCCCTTCGGGGGGCAGTATGTTCCCGAAACCCTCGTCCCCGCCCTGGACGAACTGGAGGATGCCTATCTCGCGAGCCGGGAGGACCCGTCCTTCTCCGATGAAATGGCTCCCCTGCTGCGGGACTACGTGGGCAGGCCCTCGCCCCTGTATTTCGCTCCCCGCATCACCGAGAAATGCGGAGGAGCGAAGGTGTACCTCAAGCGGGAGGATCTGAACCACACAGGGGCCCACAAGATCAACAACGCCCTTGGGCAGGTGCTCCTCGCCCGGCGGATGGGCAAGAAGCGCATCATCGCCGAGACGGGAGCGGGAATGCACGGCGTGGCCACCGCCACAGCCGCGGCCCTCTTCGGCCTGGAATGCGTAGTCTACATGGGCGAGGAGGACGTGCGCCGCCAGGCCCCCAACGTGGCCAGGATGGACCTGCTCGGCTCGAAGGTGGTGTCCGTCACCTCGGGAACAAGGACCCTCAAGGACGCCGTGAACGAGGCCATCCGCGACTGGGTCGCCAACGTGGAAGACTCCTTCTACGTCATAGGCTCCGTCATGGGCCCCCATCCCTACCCCCTCATGGTGCGGGACTTCCAGAAGATCATAGGGCAGGAAGCGAAGGCCCAGATCCTCGAAAAGGAAGGACGCCTTCCCGACCAGGTGGTGGCATGCGTGGGGGGCGGAAGCAACGCCATGGGCATCTTCCATGCCTTCGTGGAACATCCCGAAGTGGCCCTGGTGGGTGTGGAGGCCGCCGGGAAGGGCCTGGACTCCGGGTTCCACGCCGCGACCCTCTCGGCAGGAAAGCCCGGAGTGCTCCACGGTTCCTACTCTTACGTACTCTATGACGGAGACGGCCAGATCCAGCCGGCCCATTCCATCTCCGCCGGA containing:
- the trpB gene encoding tryptophan synthase subunit beta → MYFGPFGGQYVPETLVPALDELEDAYLASREDPSFSDEMAPLLRDYVGRPSPLYFAPRITEKCGGAKVYLKREDLNHTGAHKINNALGQVLLARRMGKKRIIAETGAGMHGVATATAAALFGLECVVYMGEEDVRRQAPNVARMDLLGSKVVSVTSGTRTLKDAVNEAIRDWVANVEDSFYVIGSVMGPHPYPLMVRDFQKIIGQEAKAQILEKEGRLPDQVVACVGGGSNAMGIFHAFVEHPEVALVGVEAAGKGLDSGFHAATLSAGKPGVLHGSYSYVLYDGDGQIQPAHSISAGLDYPGVGPEHSHLAETGRATYVSATDDEAVDAFLRTCRLEGIIPALESAHALAHVYRTAGNLPKDHIVMVNLSGRGDKDMDTILSLPQKEERS